From one Streptomyces sp. NBC_01478 genomic stretch:
- a CDS encoding TetR/AcrR family transcriptional regulator, with the protein MAEGSGVDAPTEGGRPLRRDAVLNREKILRAAREVFGRHGLGVTLDDVARHAGVGVGTVYRRFPDKETLVRALFEQDLGMRQASAERALAHPDPWEGFVDFLTEMGADLAENRGLHEVIMLGSHSSEPMETVRGGMLPFLEALIHRAQESGDLRAEVTPSDIPVVVQMLSAASQFTQGKRPDVWRRYFEIILNGIRQRPDNLPLTTPSLGNETVEQVMGLVRPASVEEE; encoded by the coding sequence ATGGCTGAGGGTTCGGGAGTCGATGCTCCGACGGAGGGCGGCCGCCCGCTGAGGCGCGATGCCGTCCTCAACCGGGAGAAGATTCTGCGTGCCGCCCGGGAGGTGTTCGGCCGGCACGGGCTGGGGGTCACGCTCGACGACGTGGCCCGGCACGCGGGGGTCGGGGTCGGGACCGTGTACCGGCGCTTCCCCGACAAGGAGACCCTGGTGCGGGCCCTGTTCGAGCAGGATCTCGGGATGCGGCAGGCGTCCGCGGAGCGGGCACTCGCGCATCCTGATCCTTGGGAAGGGTTCGTGGACTTCCTGACGGAGATGGGGGCCGACCTCGCCGAGAACCGTGGTCTGCATGAAGTGATCATGTTGGGGAGCCACAGTTCCGAGCCCATGGAGACGGTGCGGGGCGGGATGCTCCCCTTCCTGGAGGCCCTGATCCATCGGGCGCAGGAGAGTGGGGATCTGCGTGCGGAGGTCACGCCCTCCGACATTCCCGTCGTCGTGCAGATGCTCAGTGCCGCCAGCCAGTTCACCCAGGGCAAGCGGCCCGACGTCTGGCGCCGCTACTTCGAGATCATTCTCAACGGCATCCGGCAGCGCCCCGACAACCTGCCGCTCACGACACCGAGCTTGGGCAACGAGACGGTGGAACAGGTGATGGGCCTGGTCAGGCCCGCCTCCGTGGAGGAGGAGTAG
- a CDS encoding CocE/NonD family hydrolase, with the protein MNKPKARNRIKLPHRVSVLSSASAVLLLVAAGRTTATTLPTHATNWQPPAASYAASAPVHTTVTMDDGVKIAVEVVYPTDPGTGARASGPFPVLLTQNPYGAQRSDPTDTGTYFVQRGYIYVASAVRGTGDSGGQVDWMGDRQGKDGADLVDWAAHTLSGSNGKVGLDGCSYLGVNQWFTAAAVGKNSALKAITPFCTDSDFYNDLTANGGIPTPFVAGIAQAEPRGPEDDPATDPQSVTIAQQASGGSRSYNDAYWQSLNVQKLMPRIVGNNIPALTEAGWNDLFPGGNLGAYVSAQNAYYHRPLTDPISSDEPVTGRYQAIVGPWTHGEHVNEEALQAIRLEWFETWLKNAPTGMADTSTPLHLFENGANTWVDSAAWPLSSDARTYYLGDGSLITGKPTDQGSDSLSWSAAAADTLTYTTAPLTKAALLDGPTDVTLYAKSTTPETELSAKLSIVAPDGTVTKQADGILLGSQRAVDTQESWYGDNGTLLKPGHPFTQASQRPVTPGQTTRYDISLLSNFTRIPAGYRIRISINSQPPADVHFPVAPTPQELANLAGGTYTVERSPQAASFVNLPLTTPSSATPSGDNWGPSS; encoded by the coding sequence ATGAACAAGCCCAAGGCAAGAAACCGGATCAAGCTGCCCCACAGGGTCTCCGTACTGAGCAGCGCCTCCGCTGTGCTCCTCCTCGTGGCCGCAGGCCGGACGACGGCCACCACGCTCCCCACGCACGCGACCAACTGGCAGCCGCCCGCCGCCAGTTACGCGGCGAGCGCGCCCGTCCACACCACCGTCACCATGGACGACGGCGTGAAGATCGCCGTCGAGGTCGTCTATCCGACCGACCCGGGCACCGGCGCACGCGCGTCGGGCCCGTTCCCCGTGCTCCTGACCCAGAATCCCTACGGCGCCCAGCGCTCCGACCCCACGGATACCGGTACCTACTTCGTGCAGCGGGGCTACATCTACGTGGCCTCCGCCGTACGCGGCACCGGCGACTCCGGCGGGCAGGTCGACTGGATGGGCGACCGGCAGGGCAAGGACGGAGCCGACCTCGTCGACTGGGCGGCCCACACGCTGTCCGGGTCCAACGGCAAGGTGGGGCTCGACGGTTGCTCCTACCTCGGGGTGAACCAGTGGTTCACCGCGGCGGCCGTGGGCAAGAACTCCGCGCTCAAGGCCATCACACCCTTCTGCACCGACTCGGACTTCTACAACGACCTCACCGCGAACGGCGGCATCCCGACCCCCTTCGTGGCCGGCATCGCCCAGGCCGAGCCGCGCGGCCCCGAGGACGACCCCGCCACCGACCCGCAGTCGGTGACCATCGCCCAGCAGGCGTCGGGCGGCTCACGCTCGTACAACGACGCCTACTGGCAGTCGCTGAACGTCCAGAAGCTCATGCCGCGGATCGTGGGCAACAACATTCCGGCACTGACCGAGGCCGGCTGGAACGACCTCTTCCCCGGCGGGAACCTCGGCGCCTACGTGTCGGCCCAAAACGCCTACTACCACCGGCCGTTGACCGATCCGATCTCCTCGGACGAGCCCGTCACCGGGCGATACCAGGCGATCGTCGGGCCCTGGACCCATGGCGAGCACGTCAACGAGGAGGCACTGCAGGCCATCCGCCTGGAGTGGTTCGAGACCTGGCTCAAGAACGCGCCCACGGGCATGGCCGACACCTCGACGCCCCTGCACCTGTTCGAGAACGGCGCGAACACCTGGGTCGACAGCGCCGCCTGGCCCCTCTCCTCCGACGCCCGCACCTACTACCTCGGCGACGGCTCCCTCATCACCGGGAAACCGACGGACCAGGGCAGCGACTCGCTCTCCTGGAGCGCGGCGGCGGCCGACACGCTGACGTACACCACCGCCCCGCTCACCAAGGCGGCCCTGCTCGACGGCCCGACCGACGTCACCCTCTACGCGAAGTCGACGACACCGGAGACCGAGCTGTCGGCCAAGCTGAGCATCGTCGCCCCGGACGGAACGGTGACCAAGCAGGCCGACGGAATCCTCCTGGGCAGCCAACGCGCCGTCGACACCCAGGAGAGCTGGTACGGCGACAACGGCACCCTGCTGAAACCCGGTCACCCCTTCACTCAGGCGTCACAGCGCCCGGTGACACCCGGGCAGACGACCCGCTACGACATCTCCCTGCTGTCCAACTTCACCAGGATTCCGGCCGGTTACCGGATCCGGATCAGCATCAACAGCCAACCGCCCGCCGACGTCCACTTCCCCGTCGCCCCGACCCCGCAGGAACTGGCGAACCTGGCCGGGGGCACCTACACCGTCGAACGCTCCCCACAGGCCGCGTCCTTCGTCAACCTGCCGCTGACGACGCCGAGTTCGGCCACTCCCAGCGGCGACAACTGGGGACCGTCCTCCTGA
- a CDS encoding acetate uptake transporter, giving the protein MAEVSLHAAQSPPVPAVTTTSHIGHATAVGAAGFAWCSLILGLHTAGVIDAADGTIVLAGTFFYGGLVQLVAGFFALASGATFAAAFLTAYGAFWLGYTVIEFWAAPHIAGAAAAAAKAGGASAEASAAAGGHAVMQSLGLFLIAWLVVTLVFAVASLGTNAVIVSAFSLLTLTIVLLVTAYLGASSAGVPSDSVLHTAGYVEIVLAAVAFYLVLAELTNDIRGRTVFPLFALTRDRRAAAQAA; this is encoded by the coding sequence ATGGCCGAAGTGTCGCTTCACGCTGCCCAGAGCCCGCCGGTCCCGGCAGTCACCACCACCTCCCACATCGGTCACGCGACAGCCGTGGGGGCGGCCGGATTCGCGTGGTGCTCGCTCATCCTGGGCCTGCACACCGCCGGCGTCATCGACGCGGCCGACGGCACGATCGTGCTGGCGGGCACCTTCTTCTACGGCGGTCTCGTCCAACTCGTCGCCGGCTTCTTCGCGTTGGCCTCCGGCGCGACCTTCGCCGCCGCGTTCCTCACGGCGTACGGGGCGTTCTGGCTCGGCTACACCGTCATCGAGTTCTGGGCCGCACCCCACATCGCGGGAGCCGCGGCGGCAGCGGCGAAGGCCGGCGGAGCGTCGGCGGAGGCCTCGGCGGCCGCGGGCGGACATGCCGTGATGCAGTCGCTGGGGCTGTTCCTCATCGCCTGGCTGGTCGTCACGCTGGTCTTCGCCGTCGCCAGTCTCGGTACGAACGCGGTGATCGTGAGCGCGTTCTCCCTGCTGACGCTGACGATCGTGCTGCTGGTGACCGCCTACCTGGGCGCTTCGAGTGCGGGCGTGCCGAGCGATTCGGTGCTGCACACCGCCGGCTACGTCGAGATCGTGCTGGCCGCCGTCGCCTTCTATCTGGTCCTGGCCGAGCTGACCAACGACATCCGCGGACGCACGGTGTTCCCGCTCTTCGCCCTGACCCGCGACCGGCGGGCCGCCGCGCAGGCGGCGTGA
- a CDS encoding TetR/AcrR family transcriptional regulator C-terminal domain-containing protein, producing MTSTHRPHPHGGAPERMLNGDEGGHDALTMRRLADAKRHQLPAIYRVFSNKQALLDEMAEAILANALPDTPENDWEAEIPLLAGQLRQALPAQREGARIVGGSYTAKRHSPTLAECLVGVMRRAGFNGVVALWATSTVFCHVLGEALEQQGLTDDARDRLTFPGARQTYPQLFSTPVEEILNFDDRFEFGLGLILGGLRGQLPQ from the coding sequence ATGACGTCGACTCATCGACCTCATCCGCACGGTGGCGCCCCGGAGCGCATGCTCAACGGCGACGAGGGCGGGCACGACGCCCTCACCATGCGCCGACTGGCGGACGCCAAAAGGCACCAACTGCCCGCCATCTACCGCGTGTTCAGCAATAAACAGGCCCTCCTGGACGAGATGGCCGAAGCGATCCTGGCCAACGCACTGCCGGACACCCCCGAGAACGACTGGGAGGCCGAGATCCCCCTCCTGGCCGGACAGTTGCGGCAGGCCCTGCCGGCACAGCGCGAGGGCGCCCGGATCGTCGGCGGCAGCTACACCGCGAAACGGCACAGCCCGACGCTCGCGGAGTGCCTCGTCGGCGTCATGCGGCGCGCGGGATTCAACGGGGTCGTCGCCCTCTGGGCCACGTCGACCGTCTTCTGCCACGTCCTCGGCGAAGCCCTGGAACAGCAGGGCCTGACCGACGACGCCCGCGACAGACTCACGTTCCCCGGCGCTCGCCAGACGTACCCCCAACTGTTCTCCACCCCCGTCGAGGAGATCCTCAACTTCGACGACCGCTTCGAGTTCGGACTCGGCCTCATCCTCGGCGGCCTCCGCGGACAGCTCCCCCAATAG
- a CDS encoding PadR family transcriptional regulator gives MSLRNALLGLLVFRPGSGYDLLKMFDTSLGYVWPAKQSQIYGELTKLDATGLIKVTEEGPRGRKQYSLTPEGHAETLRWLTENRESRPQRNPMLLQTFFLGLLPREEAVQRLLDHAEASAKEHDTLVALRDTEEWDKDMLTVCGRLVLEHGIRQRVLEQEWAHWAAEQLRTGHIDGPDISDPDTADRAERTATSDADDDQTVARS, from the coding sequence ATGAGCCTTCGCAACGCCCTCTTGGGACTCCTCGTCTTCCGCCCCGGCAGCGGCTACGACCTGCTGAAAATGTTCGACACCTCGCTTGGTTACGTCTGGCCCGCCAAGCAGAGCCAGATCTACGGCGAGCTGACCAAGCTGGACGCGACAGGTCTGATCAAGGTCACGGAGGAGGGTCCCCGGGGCCGCAAGCAGTACTCGCTCACCCCCGAGGGGCACGCGGAGACCCTGCGCTGGCTGACCGAGAACCGGGAGAGCAGGCCGCAGCGCAATCCGATGCTGCTGCAGACCTTCTTCCTGGGGCTCCTGCCGCGAGAGGAAGCTGTCCAGCGACTCCTCGACCACGCGGAGGCCTCGGCAAAGGAGCACGACACCCTGGTCGCCCTCCGGGACACGGAGGAGTGGGACAAGGACATGCTCACCGTGTGCGGCAGGCTCGTCCTCGAACACGGCATCCGCCAGCGGGTGTTGGAACAGGAGTGGGCCCATTGGGCCGCCGAACAGCTCCGCACGGGACACATCGACGGTCCCGACATCTCGGATCCCGACACCGCGGATCGCGCCGAGCGGACGGCCACGTCGGACGCCGATGACGATCAGACCGTCGCGCGTTCCTAG